One region of Natronorubrum aibiense genomic DNA includes:
- a CDS encoding SHOCT domain-containing protein has product MSMENTLLRSLLLIIALVVLVPLLMMAFMMPMMGLWGWGHMWDGGMWGGTGTPWPWLVMWLVFLAVVIGLGYLLYRALRGPTGRETDAALEELRLAYARGDLSDEEFEERRRRLQTRDESQ; this is encoded by the coding sequence ATGTCCATGGAAAACACGCTTCTTCGGAGCCTGCTGCTTATCATCGCCCTAGTCGTCCTCGTTCCGCTGCTTATGATGGCATTCATGATGCCGATGATGGGGCTGTGGGGCTGGGGTCACATGTGGGACGGCGGGATGTGGGGTGGCACGGGAACACCGTGGCCGTGGCTCGTGATGTGGCTCGTGTTTTTAGCCGTCGTGATCGGCCTCGGATACCTGCTGTACCGCGCACTTCGTGGCCCAACCGGCCGCGAAACCGACGCCGCACTCGAGGAATTGCGGCTGGCGTACGCCCGCGGCGACCTCTCCGACGAGGAGTTCGAGGAACGGCGACGACGGCTGCAGACGCGAGATGAGTCCCAATGA
- a CDS encoding cupredoxin domain-containing protein — MTTYTTTRRRTLAATGSALAAGFAGCLESNDPQPTDASDDSSGAGDDSSGDHDHDTDHELGHPEARIDVTMESDDGTHHFAPHVVHIEEGGTVTWTLESGAHDTVAYHPDNADLLPSASERRIPDGAQPWASEFLRTEGETFQRTFEEAGVYDYVCTVVEHGHGPERGQGPYGHHPTHESTGMVGRVIVGWPDPDSDAQPALRAPADELPEAARDELEGFNERTRTALEHDDDH, encoded by the coding sequence ATGACGACGTACACCACAACACGGCGACGGACACTCGCAGCCACCGGCAGCGCGCTCGCGGCCGGTTTCGCGGGCTGTCTCGAAAGCAACGATCCCCAGCCGACCGACGCGAGCGACGACTCGAGCGGCGCGGGCGACGACTCGAGCGGCGACCACGACCACGATACCGATCACGAACTCGGCCACCCGGAGGCACGGATCGACGTGACGATGGAATCGGACGACGGCACGCACCACTTCGCCCCGCACGTGGTTCACATCGAGGAGGGCGGGACGGTAACGTGGACGCTCGAGAGCGGCGCGCACGATACCGTTGCTTACCACCCGGACAACGCCGATTTGCTCCCGTCGGCGAGCGAGCGACGGATCCCGGACGGCGCCCAGCCGTGGGCGAGTGAGTTCCTTCGAACCGAGGGCGAAACGTTCCAGCGAACGTTCGAAGAGGCAGGAGTCTACGACTACGTCTGTACGGTCGTCGAACACGGTCACGGACCGGAGCGCGGGCAGGGTCCCTACGGCCATCACCCGACGCACGAATCGACGGGCATGGTCGGGCGTGTGATCGTCGGTTGGCCGGATCCCGACTCCGACGCACAGCCCGCCCTTCGGGCGCCCGCAGACGAGCTTCCTGAAGCCGCGCGAGACGAACTCGAGGGATTCAACGAGCGAACACGGACGGCACTCGAGCACGACGACGATCACTGA
- a CDS encoding ABC transporter permease translates to MSVTASIRRASLVRQGALLAVLVAIYAFLLVPVAVVILTSFTGQTFPAIPYDGISVQWYAELFADNQLLGALMTSFVVATSASLLSVAFGTAAAVGFVRAEFPYKQQLSTIMLLPMIISPVITGIALIRYFGMVNVSSGYPALIIGHSILTVPYVFLLVRSQLVTFDEDLEQASRVLGADSTVTFMNVTAPIISPALLAGFFISFVVSFGEFTATQFLISPGSSTVPVEIYTMLRTGLTPTINALSTVLVVIMVVAALLSRYFER, encoded by the coding sequence ATGAGTGTGACAGCCTCGATCCGTCGAGCGAGTCTGGTTCGACAGGGCGCGTTGCTGGCCGTTCTGGTGGCTATCTACGCGTTTTTGCTCGTTCCCGTGGCGGTCGTCATTCTTACGTCCTTTACTGGACAGACCTTCCCGGCGATCCCCTACGACGGCATCAGCGTTCAGTGGTACGCCGAGTTGTTCGCCGACAATCAGCTATTGGGCGCGCTGATGACGAGTTTCGTCGTCGCGACGTCGGCATCGCTGCTTTCGGTCGCGTTCGGCACGGCCGCCGCCGTCGGCTTCGTTCGCGCCGAATTCCCGTACAAACAGCAGCTCTCGACGATCATGCTGTTGCCGATGATCATCTCACCGGTCATCACCGGCATCGCGCTGATCCGCTACTTCGGCATGGTCAACGTCTCGAGTGGCTACCCGGCGCTGATCATTGGCCACTCGATCCTGACAGTGCCGTACGTCTTCTTGCTCGTTCGGTCACAGCTGGTAACGTTCGACGAAGACCTAGAGCAGGCCTCTCGCGTGCTCGGTGCCGATTCGACGGTGACGTTCATGAACGTCACCGCGCCGATCATCTCGCCGGCACTGTTGGCCGGTTTTTTCATCTCTTTCGTCGTCTCCTTCGGCGAGTTCACCGCGACGCAGTTTCTCATCTCGCCGGGCTCGAGTACCGTCCCGGTCGAGATCTACACCATGTTGCGGACCGGGTTGACGCCGACGATCAACGCGCTCTCGACGGTCCTCGTCGTCATCATGGTCGTGGCAGCCCTTCTCAGCCGCTACTTCGAGCGCTAA
- a CDS encoding ABC transporter permease, whose protein sequence is MSFVVERSPVPGWLTERISNRHLVAVGIGWVTLFFVFPILFLVVESLNFGDGSLFEAYRRAMGGVYVDAFVRSFIYGFVTTVLTLVFAYALAYYLVFVSDRVRLLLTLVVVPLWVAYIIRYFGLLLFFSPTGPLGELGLEIDLLFTSTAVVLGLANAYLPFAVLPIYNSLNAIHHETINASRVLGAGQFRTIREVVLPLSTPGIVAAGVIVFILATGSFLGPAVLGGPNQAMIANEIARTFLEAYNIQLASALAVIYTVLLVAFITAFNAVFNLQEALGNL, encoded by the coding sequence ATGAGTTTCGTCGTCGAACGAAGCCCCGTCCCCGGCTGGCTCACCGAGCGGATCAGCAACCGCCATCTCGTCGCGGTCGGTATCGGCTGGGTTACGCTCTTTTTCGTGTTCCCGATCCTGTTTCTGGTCGTCGAGAGTCTCAACTTCGGTGATGGCAGTCTCTTCGAGGCCTACCGCCGGGCGATGGGCGGCGTCTACGTCGACGCGTTCGTTCGGTCGTTCATCTACGGCTTCGTGACGACCGTGCTCACGCTCGTGTTTGCGTACGCCCTCGCGTACTACCTCGTGTTCGTGAGCGACCGCGTTCGGCTCCTGTTGACGCTGGTCGTCGTCCCGCTGTGGGTCGCGTACATCATCCGCTACTTCGGCCTGCTGTTGTTTTTCTCGCCGACGGGTCCGCTCGGCGAACTCGGTCTCGAGATCGACCTGCTGTTTACGTCGACGGCGGTCGTCCTCGGGCTGGCGAACGCGTACCTCCCGTTCGCCGTCTTACCGATCTACAACTCGCTGAACGCGATCCACCACGAGACGATAAACGCGTCCCGGGTGCTCGGCGCCGGACAGTTCCGGACGATCCGCGAGGTCGTGTTGCCGCTGTCCACGCCGGGAATCGTCGCCGCGGGCGTCATCGTCTTCATCCTCGCGACCGGGTCGTTCCTCGGTCCGGCGGTCCTCGGTGGTCCGAACCAAGCGATGATCGCAAACGAGATCGCACGCACGTTCCTTGAGGCGTACAACATCCAACTGGCATCGGCGCTGGCGGTGATCTACACCGTCTTGCTCGTCGCGTTCATCACGGCGTTCAACGCCGTTTTCAACCTCCAGGAGGCGCTGGGTAACCTATGA
- a CDS encoding ABC transporter ATP-binding protein: MLEVTGLTKYYGELLAVDDVSFRIDEGDFVTLLGPSGCGKTTLLHMIAGLREPTDGQVKLRGEDVTELAPEDRNIGMAFQSTALFPHMTVRENIAYGLRMHGYDAEERDAQVQEFLELVDLPDHGDHFPDELSGGQQQRVSLARALAYEPDILLLDEPLTGLDRVLREEMREWLMTLQRELGVTSLYVTHDQEDALSMSDKVIVLDEGEKQQAAHPETIYEQPANEFVATFVGKSTTFDGTVTTVNDLPIVETESTRVAVTGDHDDGEDVSLFVRPEDVDVEPVSATADGGTTTVSQTGSTAPTAAATAENAFPGTVEKVANLGNRTEVTVTLESGETALANTPRFPDIAVGDEVTVTFDPESVVVV; this comes from the coding sequence ATGCTCGAAGTCACCGGACTCACGAAGTACTACGGAGAGTTGCTCGCCGTCGACGATGTCAGCTTCCGCATCGACGAAGGCGACTTTGTCACCCTCCTCGGCCCGTCGGGCTGTGGCAAGACGACGCTGTTGCACATGATCGCCGGGCTCAGGGAACCGACGGATGGCCAGGTCAAACTCCGCGGCGAGGACGTCACCGAACTGGCTCCGGAAGACCGCAATATCGGAATGGCGTTCCAGAGCACGGCGCTGTTCCCCCACATGACCGTCCGGGAGAACATCGCCTACGGCCTCCGGATGCACGGCTACGATGCCGAGGAACGCGACGCGCAGGTCCAGGAGTTCTTGGAGCTCGTCGACCTCCCCGACCACGGCGATCACTTCCCGGACGAACTCTCGGGTGGGCAGCAACAGCGCGTCTCGCTCGCTCGAGCGCTCGCGTACGAACCCGATATCCTCTTGCTCGACGAGCCGCTGACGGGCCTCGATCGCGTCCTTCGCGAGGAGATGCGAGAGTGGCTGATGACGCTCCAGCGCGAACTCGGTGTCACGTCGCTGTACGTCACGCACGACCAGGAAGACGCCCTCTCGATGTCTGATAAAGTGATCGTCCTCGACGAGGGGGAGAAACAACAGGCGGCGCATCCCGAGACGATCTACGAACAGCCGGCCAACGAATTCGTCGCCACCTTCGTCGGCAAATCCACCACGTTCGACGGTACTGTCACGACCGTCAACGACCTGCCGATCGTCGAAACCGAGTCGACCCGTGTCGCCGTCACCGGCGACCACGACGACGGCGAGGACGTCAGCCTGTTCGTTCGCCCCGAAGACGTCGACGTCGAACCCGTCTCGGCGACTGCCGACGGTGGGACGACGACCGTCTCACAGACGGGATCGACGGCACCGACCGCGGCGGCGACTGCCGAGAACGCGTTCCCCGGCACCGTCGAAAAGGTTGCCAACCTCGGCAACCGGACCGAAGTCACCGTCACGCTCGAGAGCGGTGAAACGGCGCTGGCGAACACTCCACGATTCCCGGACATCGCCGTCGGTGACGAGGTGACCGTTACGTTCGACCCCGAGTCGGTGGTCGTGGTATGA
- a CDS encoding ABC transporter substrate-binding protein: MPNRNMVTRRTALATIGAGSLAGIAGCLGGESNTLRFLGFGGNTQESQMEVFQRWADDSEYEIEGTSAGGTTEMISMIQQNPGEFDIVALNDTGMAQGQEEGVLAPIDLDEVPNYTDNIRDGAQDLTFLVEDGETVGLIRENGATGYAYNTELVDRELTSWEDIKADEFEGDLALLDRAVDRFSNCAVAIGADINEAADDEGLLEDVIAEAEAQNANCFSYWSDGATSIQYLRQENATVCEAWGGRVLALQEDGYDHIEYVMPEEGAMAWTDTLAIADGTENRETVHELLNFTYDRENLLDLSDMMNYTIQVEDPPEEMTDLPDYAPVEDLAFRDWSKILPLQDDWSERFQEVKQS, translated from the coding sequence ATGCCTAACCGTAACATGGTAACGCGACGGACGGCGCTTGCGACGATCGGTGCCGGATCACTCGCAGGTATCGCGGGCTGTCTCGGTGGCGAATCGAACACCCTCCGGTTCCTCGGTTTCGGTGGTAACACCCAGGAGTCCCAGATGGAGGTCTTCCAACGCTGGGCCGACGATTCGGAATACGAAATCGAGGGGACGTCGGCCGGGGGGACTACGGAGATGATCTCGATGATCCAGCAAAACCCCGGCGAGTTCGACATCGTTGCACTGAACGATACGGGGATGGCGCAAGGACAGGAGGAGGGCGTCCTCGCGCCGATCGATCTCGACGAGGTGCCGAACTACACCGACAACATCCGTGACGGGGCTCAGGACCTGACGTTCCTCGTCGAGGACGGGGAGACGGTGGGGCTGATCCGCGAGAACGGTGCGACGGGCTACGCGTACAACACCGAACTCGTCGACCGCGAGCTTACGTCGTGGGAGGACATCAAAGCCGACGAGTTCGAGGGTGATCTCGCCCTGCTCGATCGGGCCGTCGACCGCTTTTCGAACTGTGCGGTCGCGATCGGTGCCGATATCAACGAGGCTGCCGACGACGAGGGCTTGCTCGAGGACGTGATCGCCGAGGCCGAAGCGCAAAATGCGAACTGCTTTAGCTACTGGTCCGACGGCGCGACGTCGATCCAGTATCTCCGCCAAGAGAACGCGACGGTCTGTGAGGCGTGGGGCGGACGCGTTCTCGCGCTCCAGGAGGACGGCTACGATCACATCGAGTACGTCATGCCAGAGGAGGGGGCGATGGCCTGGACCGACACGCTCGCGATTGCCGACGGCACCGAGAACCGCGAGACTGTCCACGAGCTGTTGAACTTCACGTACGACCGGGAGAACCTGCTCGACCTCTCGGATATGATGAACTACACGATACAGGTCGAAGATCCACCCGAGGAGATGACCGACCTTCCCGACTACGCACCCGTCGAGGATCTCGCCTTCCGCGACTGGTCGAAGATCCTCCCGCTGCAGGACGACTGGTCCGAACGGTTCCAGGAAGTCAAACAGAGTTAA
- a CDS encoding enoyl-CoA hydratase/isomerase family protein: MDCTDGRGVDTVEPTATDAVEYDLDGDVATVTLTRPDRLNAVTKELYTGVMGALEQASVDEARVIVLQGAGRAFCVGADMKAHGERERTAAEKREYAWAAQRACRAVQTHERPVIAKVQGYAIGAGAELALSADLIVMADDAEMRFPEAGIGTYVGGGVTYRLPERVGTATAKRLLLTAASVGGDEAAEIGLVDETVPPTDLNDAVADLAGEIAGNAPIPVAFAKEHLNRRADDPELALTAEVDALLTCMETDDWQEGVDAFAEDREPIFEGQ; encoded by the coding sequence ATGGACTGCACTGATGGTCGAGGAGTGGATACTGTCGAACCGACAGCGACCGATGCCGTCGAGTACGACCTCGACGGCGACGTCGCCACCGTGACGCTGACGCGCCCGGACCGGCTCAACGCCGTCACGAAGGAGTTGTACACAGGCGTGATGGGCGCACTCGAGCAGGCAAGCGTCGACGAAGCCCGCGTCATCGTCCTCCAGGGGGCCGGCCGTGCCTTTTGCGTCGGCGCGGATATGAAAGCCCACGGCGAGCGCGAGCGAACCGCCGCCGAGAAACGCGAGTACGCCTGGGCCGCCCAGCGGGCCTGTCGGGCGGTCCAGACCCACGAACGACCGGTGATCGCGAAGGTACAGGGGTACGCGATCGGTGCGGGCGCCGAACTGGCCCTCAGCGCGGATCTGATCGTGATGGCCGACGACGCCGAGATGCGGTTTCCCGAGGCCGGGATCGGCACCTACGTCGGCGGGGGCGTGACCTATCGGCTTCCCGAACGGGTCGGGACCGCGACGGCGAAGCGACTGCTGCTCACCGCTGCCAGTGTCGGCGGTGATGAGGCCGCAGAGATCGGGCTCGTCGACGAAACCGTTCCCCCGACCGACTTGAACGACGCCGTCGCCGACCTCGCGGGTGAGATCGCCGGCAATGCGCCGATTCCGGTCGCGTTCGCGAAAGAACATCTGAACCGTCGGGCGGACGATCCCGAGCTCGCGCTGACCGCGGAGGTCGACGCCCTGCTTACCTGCATGGAAACCGACGATTGGCAGGAGGGTGTCGACGCGTTCGCCGAGGACCGCGAGCCGATCTTCGAGGGGCAGTAA
- a CDS encoding acetate--CoA ligase family protein yields the protein MRDPIDRILEPSSIAVVGASSDPSKRGYQAIETLQTGGYEGTIYPVNPSADEIRGLEVFASIADVPEPVDLALIVVPGPVVPSVLEDCGEIDVGGAVVIAVGFGETGKEGEALEEEIVSLAAENDVRLVGPNTSGLINVGDGANLVGADGVPEGDLGLLCQSGNLAIALFTEAAGREGVGFSHYVGVGNEADLQFDEYLPYFERTEDTDAVVCYVEGFSDGRSFLEQARETGTETPIVVCKSGRSDVGKRSASSHTGSLAGDAAVADAVFRQAGVVSVDRSDELLAAADALASQPPVDGENVAILADGGGHATLAADALAERGLSVPQLADETQRRLEGILPDAASVRNPVDVAGGTDDNPSVFADCALALFDDPNVDAVLLSGLFGGYGQRFTDDLEPIEQGAAKEIAEAAAATETPLVVQSAYESTDPETHTILREHDVPVYESLDISVACLDALSTYGTHLQVADEKSSFELDSASADSPDGARALEDCATDSTLSEYDAKALLEEYGAPVTPYALAETATDAERAAAEFDGPVAMKVVSPDIVHKTEADAVALDVADESVRSTHETLLENARAYDPDAAIDGVLVSPMRSDGVEVIVGATRDEQFGPVVMFGLGGVFVEVLEDVAFRAAPLTEHDARAMLDDIDAQDVLEGTRGDPPVDRDAIVDVLLSVSRLVADYPEIAEVDLNPVLAGDGGAEILDASIVLESSDGDADSDDGRQPQEPDAVPDGGVDE from the coding sequence ATGCGCGATCCGATCGATCGCATCCTCGAGCCGTCGTCGATCGCCGTCGTCGGCGCGTCGTCCGATCCGTCCAAACGCGGCTATCAGGCCATCGAGACCCTCCAGACGGGCGGCTACGAGGGTACGATCTACCCCGTCAACCCGTCGGCAGACGAGATCCGCGGCCTCGAGGTCTTCGCCTCGATCGCCGACGTTCCCGAGCCGGTGGACCTCGCGCTGATCGTCGTTCCGGGACCGGTCGTCCCGTCCGTGCTCGAAGACTGCGGTGAGATCGACGTCGGTGGCGCAGTCGTCATCGCCGTCGGCTTCGGCGAAACCGGCAAAGAAGGTGAAGCGCTTGAGGAGGAGATCGTCTCGCTCGCAGCCGAGAACGACGTCCGACTCGTCGGGCCGAACACCTCCGGGCTGATCAACGTCGGCGACGGGGCGAACCTCGTCGGTGCCGACGGCGTTCCCGAGGGCGACCTCGGACTGCTGTGTCAGAGTGGGAATCTCGCCATCGCGCTGTTTACCGAGGCCGCCGGCCGGGAGGGCGTCGGCTTCAGCCACTACGTCGGCGTCGGCAACGAGGCCGACCTCCAGTTCGACGAGTATCTCCCCTACTTCGAACGAACCGAGGACACCGACGCCGTCGTCTGTTACGTCGAGGGCTTCTCCGACGGGCGCTCATTTCTCGAGCAAGCCCGCGAAACCGGGACGGAGACGCCGATCGTCGTCTGTAAGAGTGGCCGCTCGGACGTCGGCAAGCGCTCTGCGAGCTCCCACACCGGATCGCTCGCGGGCGACGCGGCGGTCGCGGACGCCGTCTTCCGGCAGGCGGGCGTTGTCAGCGTCGACCGATCCGACGAACTGCTGGCGGCGGCCGACGCGCTCGCCTCCCAGCCACCCGTCGACGGCGAGAACGTCGCGATCCTCGCCGACGGCGGCGGCCACGCGACGCTGGCGGCCGACGCCCTCGCCGAGCGCGGCCTCTCGGTGCCCCAACTGGCCGACGAGACCCAGCGCCGACTCGAGGGCATCCTTCCCGACGCCGCGAGCGTCCGAAACCCGGTCGACGTCGCCGGCGGTACCGACGACAACCCGTCGGTGTTCGCCGACTGCGCGCTGGCGCTGTTCGACGATCCGAACGTCGACGCCGTGTTGCTCTCGGGACTGTTCGGCGGCTACGGCCAGCGCTTTACCGACGACCTCGAGCCGATCGAGCAGGGCGCCGCCAAGGAGATTGCCGAGGCCGCTGCGGCGACTGAGACACCACTGGTCGTCCAGAGCGCCTACGAGAGCACTGACCCCGAAACCCACACGATTCTCCGGGAGCACGACGTTCCGGTGTACGAGTCGCTGGATATTTCCGTCGCCTGCCTCGATGCGCTGTCGACGTACGGCACGCACCTGCAGGTCGCCGACGAGAAGAGTTCGTTCGAACTGGATTCCGCATCCGCCGACAGCCCCGATGGCGCTCGAGCGCTCGAGGACTGTGCCACCGACAGCACCCTCTCGGAGTACGACGCCAAAGCACTCCTCGAGGAATACGGCGCGCCAGTGACGCCGTACGCGCTCGCTGAAACGGCGACAGACGCCGAACGCGCCGCCGCCGAGTTCGACGGCCCCGTCGCGATGAAGGTCGTCTCGCCGGATATCGTCCACAAAACCGAAGCCGACGCCGTCGCGCTAGACGTCGCAGACGAGTCGGTTCGATCGACACACGAGACGCTACTCGAGAACGCTCGAGCGTACGATCCGGACGCTGCGATCGACGGCGTGCTCGTCTCGCCGATGCGATCCGACGGCGTCGAGGTGATCGTTGGCGCGACCCGCGACGAGCAGTTCGGCCCCGTCGTCATGTTCGGACTCGGCGGCGTCTTCGTCGAGGTGCTCGAGGACGTCGCCTTCCGCGCTGCCCCGCTGACCGAACACGACGCGCGGGCGATGCTCGACGACATCGACGCACAGGACGTACTCGAGGGCACTCGCGGCGATCCACCGGTCGACCGTGACGCGATCGTCGACGTCCTCCTGTCGGTCTCTCGGCTCGTTGCCGACTACCCCGAAATCGCGGAGGTCGACCTGAATCCGGTACTCGCGGGCGACGGGGGTGCCGAGATCCTCGACGCGAGTATCGTCCTCGAGTCCAGTGATGGCGACGCCGACAGCGACGACGGTCGGCAGCCACAGGAGCCGGATGCGGTCCCCGATGGAGGTGTCGACGAATGA
- a CDS encoding enoyl-CoA hydratase/isomerase family protein → MTESTKTETDDLPVRVDHPREHVARVTLDRPDAMNAYDESLLRTLVARLEDLDADDDVRAIVLTGAGDRAFCSGVDLENMPLTPEMEFADYEAGLGLFQNVVRTLRTIQTPVVGAVNGYALGAGCDTALACDIRIVSENAAIGETFIDVGFVPGDGGAYLLPRVIGEARAKELIFTGRHLEGEEIVDWDLARECVPADELLEVAESFAAELAARPPIALGLSKSLVNESADVDLETAFEHATRAQRICAQTDDHAEAVDAFAENREPEFTGK, encoded by the coding sequence ATGACAGAGTCCACCAAAACCGAGACCGACGACCTGCCCGTCCGCGTCGACCATCCCCGCGAGCACGTCGCCCGTGTGACGCTCGACCGGCCGGACGCGATGAACGCCTACGACGAGTCGCTCCTGCGGACGCTCGTTGCCCGCCTCGAGGACCTCGACGCGGACGACGACGTTCGCGCCATCGTCCTGACCGGCGCGGGCGACCGGGCCTTTTGCAGCGGCGTCGACCTCGAGAACATGCCGCTGACGCCCGAGATGGAGTTCGCCGACTACGAGGCAGGACTCGGGCTGTTCCAGAACGTCGTTCGCACGCTGCGGACGATCCAGACGCCGGTCGTCGGCGCGGTCAACGGCTACGCGCTCGGTGCTGGCTGTGACACGGCACTCGCCTGTGACATTCGTATCGTCAGCGAGAACGCGGCCATCGGCGAGACGTTCATCGACGTCGGCTTCGTCCCCGGCGACGGCGGTGCGTACCTCCTCCCGCGGGTGATCGGCGAGGCCCGCGCGAAGGAACTGATCTTCACTGGTCGCCACCTCGAGGGCGAGGAGATCGTCGATTGGGATCTCGCCCGTGAGTGTGTCCCCGCCGACGAGTTGCTCGAGGTTGCCGAGTCGTTCGCCGCCGAGCTCGCCGCCCGGCCGCCGATCGCGCTCGGGTTGAGCAAGTCGCTGGTCAACGAGAGCGCCGACGTCGACCTCGAGACGGCGTTCGAACACGCCACGCGCGCCCAGCGGATCTGTGCCCAGACCGACGACCACGCGGAGGCCGTCGACGCGTTCGCCGAAAACCGCGAACCGGAGTTTACGGGCAAATGA
- a CDS encoding carbon-nitrogen hydrolase family protein, with protein MSLDTVALVQFDPTLGPADDGTVERLCERIRDAAAETDPDLIVFPELATTGYSIFEQAETCAESIPGPTTRAIGETAAAVGSHVLVGMPVRHGRGVRNSAVWIDRTGSVRARYDKRNPWGDERDVFVPGDDVLVLKCEGRTLGVQICYDLNFPAESAALARAGVDAVVNISAWSVPMAGDWDRLLPARAIENGAYVFGCNRAGAEPDLQFYGHTTAYEPDGSVAGQLDGEPGILVQRIDDDRLREERDRNPMRQDRRDDRVSVSRVTIDAGDGA; from the coding sequence ATGAGTCTCGATACCGTCGCCCTCGTCCAGTTCGATCCCACGCTCGGCCCGGCCGACGACGGCACCGTAGAGCGACTCTGCGAACGGATTCGAGACGCGGCTGCCGAGACGGACCCGGATCTGATCGTCTTTCCCGAACTCGCGACGACCGGGTATTCGATCTTCGAGCAGGCCGAGACCTGCGCGGAGTCGATTCCGGGGCCGACGACGCGAGCCATCGGCGAGACGGCCGCCGCCGTCGGCTCGCACGTCCTCGTCGGCATGCCGGTCCGCCACGGGCGCGGCGTTCGAAACAGCGCCGTCTGGATCGATCGGACGGGATCGGTTCGGGCGCGCTACGACAAGCGAAATCCGTGGGGTGACGAGCGCGACGTCTTCGTACCCGGCGACGACGTGCTCGTCCTCAAGTGCGAGGGCCGAACGCTCGGCGTCCAGATCTGTTACGATCTGAACTTCCCCGCGGAGAGCGCGGCGCTCGCGCGGGCAGGTGTCGACGCCGTCGTCAACATCTCGGCGTGGTCGGTCCCGATGGCAGGCGACTGGGATCGGTTGTTGCCCGCCCGCGCTATCGAGAACGGCGCGTACGTCTTCGGCTGCAACCGGGCCGGAGCCGAGCCCGACCTCCAGTTTTATGGGCACACCACGGCGTACGAGCCGGACGGCTCGGTGGCCGGCCAACTCGATGGTGAGCCCGGAATCCTCGTCCAGCGGATCGACGACGATCGGCTTCGCGAGGAACGGGATCGAAATCCGATGCGACAGGACCGCCGCGACGACCGAGTCTCCGTCAGCCGGGTCACGATCGATGCCGGTGACGGGGCGTGA
- a CDS encoding Lrp/AsnC family transcriptional regulator — translation MAELTLDETDFRLLRELDENGDIDADEIAEELDVSQSTVYYRLEKYREQGILTGTVAHLDRHQLGLSMTAISEIKTVYGPEAKEVGERLAELSGVQQVYSMIGEMSFYVISHVRDHDHLQSLIEEIIETDGVENSATHIVLRTFKEEPRLLVNYDEGDLEQLFND, via the coding sequence ATGGCCGAACTCACACTCGACGAAACGGACTTTCGACTGCTCAGAGAACTCGACGAAAACGGCGACATCGACGCCGACGAGATCGCCGAGGAACTCGACGTCAGCCAGTCAACCGTCTACTACCGCCTCGAGAAGTATCGCGAACAGGGGATCCTGACGGGGACGGTCGCCCACCTCGACCGCCACCAGCTCGGGCTCAGCATGACCGCGATTTCGGAGATCAAGACCGTCTACGGGCCTGAAGCGAAGGAAGTCGGCGAACGCCTCGCAGAGCTCTCCGGCGTCCAGCAGGTGTACTCGATGATCGGCGAGATGTCCTTTTACGTCATCTCCCACGTCCGCGATCACGATCACCTCCAGTCGCTGATCGAGGAGATCATCGAAACCGACGGCGTCGAGAACTCCGCGACCCACATCGTCCTGCGGACGTTCAAAGAGGAGCCACGGCTGCTGGTCAACTACGACGAAGGCGATTTAGAACAGCTATTCAACGACTGA